A segment of the Streptomyces sp. Tu 2975 genome:
TACCCCACCAGTATCCGGCCCGGCCGGAAACCGATGGCGTGCGGCCCGGCCTTGAACGGCGCCGGGGAGGCGGGGGCGCTCAGGCCCTGCCCACCAGCTCATAGCCGGCCTCGTCGACGGCGGCGTGTACGGCGGCCTCGTCCAGCGGGGCCTTGGAGACCACGGTGACCTGCCCGGTGGCGGCGACGGCCGTCACGGAGCTGACGCCGGGGAGCTCGGAGATCTCGCTGCTGACGGCGCCTTCGCAGTGG
Coding sequences within it:
- a CDS encoding heavy-metal-associated domain-containing protein; translated protein: MTAETKAGIEIEDTAATGSCCSSTGSCHDSAADAGTDGITTVYQVTGMTCGHCEGAVSSEISELPGVSSVTAVAATGQVTVVSKAPLDEAAVHAAVDEAGYELVGRA